In Gallaecimonas xiamenensis 3-C-1, the following proteins share a genomic window:
- a CDS encoding methyl-accepting chemotaxis protein → MRQNLPVTGKERTFAPGAKLISATDLRGIITHCNEAFVEVSGFERSELLGQPHNLVRHPDMPPAAFKIMWEHLKAGKPWMGLVKNRCKNGDHYWVNAYVTPVTEQGKVVGFESVRSCPSREEVARAESLYGKLNAGKRTEPWLKVPPQVLALGLALGLIAGLYLAGNNGLSEALLLATLLAYGGWVSVSRQRTLNTLNQLLGQAFCHPLAVQSYTDDKALLGELKVRILSTKAHLDTILTRIEDASAEVSRQSQAGLNQAQAASQEMQRQQQETEQVAAAMHQMTTTINQVSQHVQETADKADASTALARKGRDTAGTTRQAIAQLKDTVDSISASVEALSEQSDRIAQAAQIIEQIAEQTNLLALNAAIEAARAGDQGRGFAVVADEVRQLAKRTQDSTKEIHQIIDELTRRARNAVEVAESGRAGAEAGLGQVQQTETMLDEIAEVVGAIAAMSMQMATAVEEQAHVAEEINRQVTTISGLADNSLNSAKDAASNIQRLQQVSGGMHELVVRFRT, encoded by the coding sequence ATGCGACAAAATCTCCCCGTCACCGGCAAGGAGCGCACCTTCGCTCCCGGTGCCAAGCTCATTTCCGCTACCGACTTGCGCGGTATCATTACCCATTGCAACGAGGCCTTTGTGGAGGTCAGCGGCTTTGAGCGCAGCGAACTGCTGGGCCAGCCCCACAACTTGGTGCGCCATCCGGACATGCCGCCGGCGGCCTTCAAGATCATGTGGGAGCACCTCAAGGCCGGAAAACCCTGGATGGGTTTGGTGAAAAACCGCTGTAAGAACGGCGACCACTATTGGGTCAACGCCTACGTCACCCCCGTCACCGAACAGGGCAAGGTGGTGGGTTTTGAGTCGGTACGCAGTTGCCCGTCCCGGGAAGAGGTGGCTAGGGCCGAATCCCTCTACGGCAAACTCAATGCCGGCAAGCGCACCGAGCCCTGGCTTAAGGTACCGCCCCAGGTATTGGCCCTTGGTTTGGCCCTGGGGCTGATCGCCGGCCTCTACCTGGCCGGTAACAACGGCTTGTCCGAAGCCCTGCTGCTGGCCACCCTGTTGGCCTACGGCGGCTGGGTCAGTGTCAGTCGCCAGCGCACCCTCAATACCCTTAACCAGCTGCTGGGCCAGGCTTTTTGCCATCCCCTTGCGGTGCAAAGCTATACCGACGACAAGGCCCTGCTGGGGGAACTCAAGGTACGTATCCTCAGTACCAAGGCCCATCTCGATACCATCTTGACCCGCATCGAGGATGCCTCGGCGGAGGTGTCTCGCCAGTCCCAGGCCGGGCTCAACCAGGCCCAGGCGGCCAGCCAGGAGATGCAGCGCCAGCAGCAGGAAACCGAACAGGTGGCGGCGGCCATGCACCAGATGACCACCACCATCAACCAGGTGTCCCAGCACGTGCAGGAAACGGCCGACAAAGCCGATGCGTCAACCGCCCTGGCTCGCAAGGGCCGCGACACAGCCGGCACCACCCGCCAGGCCATAGCCCAGCTTAAGGACACGGTGGACAGCATCAGTGCCTCGGTGGAGGCCTTGTCTGAGCAAAGCGATCGCATTGCCCAGGCTGCCCAGATCATCGAACAGATAGCCGAGCAGACCAACCTGTTGGCCCTCAACGCCGCCATCGAGGCGGCCCGGGCCGGGGATCAGGGGCGCGGTTTTGCGGTGGTGGCCGATGAAGTACGGCAACTGGCCAAGAGGACCCAGGACTCCACCAAGGAAATTCACCAGATCATCGACGAACTGACCCGCCGGGCCCGCAATGCCGTGGAGGTGGCCGAAAGCGGCCGGGCCGGCGCCGAGGCGGGCCTTGGCCAGGTTCAGCAGACCGAGACCATGCTCGACGAGATAGCCGAGGTGGTGGGGGCCATCGCCGCCATGTCCATGCAGATGGCCACGGCCGTGGAAGAGCAGGCCCATGTAGCCGAGGAAATTAACCGCCAGGTCACCACCATTTCGGGGCTTGCAGACAACAGCCTCAACAGCGCCAAAGACGCCGCCAGCAATATCCAGCGCCTGCAACAGGTGTCGGGGGGTATGCACGAATTGGTGGTGCGCTTTCGCACCTGA
- a CDS encoding siderophore-interacting protein, whose product MSNRPAPRLVEVHSSQRLTPNMQRLVLTGPALLGFPEGQEGANLKLLLPRPGEAVPDLDSFPQGPNRPVVRTYTVRHYHKASNQLTIDFALHGEHGGPASRFALTAKPGDKVGIAGPGPLKLTDLDAEHFLFAADMSALPAAAGILESLPATAKGHAVFEITSPEDRYPIAAPAGIHIHWLCHPEPQQPSLGQLEAIRALPWPQGSLSIFVAGEGSAVRAIRRFLLDERDIARKAMYASPYWKIGLTEDQHQVQKKTESD is encoded by the coding sequence ATGAGTAACAGACCGGCGCCGCGCCTGGTCGAGGTGCACAGCAGCCAGCGCCTGACCCCCAACATGCAGCGGCTGGTACTGACCGGCCCAGCCCTTTTGGGCTTTCCCGAAGGCCAGGAAGGGGCCAACCTCAAACTGCTGCTGCCAAGACCAGGGGAGGCGGTACCTGACCTGGACTCCTTCCCCCAGGGGCCTAACAGGCCGGTAGTGCGTACCTATACGGTGCGCCACTACCACAAGGCCAGCAACCAGCTGACCATCGACTTTGCCCTGCACGGGGAGCACGGCGGCCCGGCCAGCCGGTTTGCCCTGACCGCCAAACCGGGGGACAAGGTGGGTATCGCCGGCCCCGGCCCCCTGAAACTCACCGATCTGGACGCCGAGCATTTCCTCTTTGCCGCCGATATGAGCGCCCTGCCCGCCGCCGCCGGCATCCTCGAGTCCCTGCCGGCCACGGCCAAGGGCCATGCGGTGTTCGAGATCACCAGCCCTGAGGACCGCTACCCCATAGCGGCCCCGGCTGGCATCCACATTCATTGGCTGTGCCACCCTGAGCCCCAACAGCCGAGCCTTGGCCAGTTGGAAGCCATCCGCGCCCTGCCCTGGCCTCAAGGGAGCCTGAGTATTTTCGTGGCAGGGGAAGGCTCGGCGGTGCGGGCCATACGCCGCTTCTTATTGGACGAGCGCGACATTGCCCGCAAGGCCATGTACGCCAGCCCTTACTGGAAAATTGGCCTCACCGAGGACCAGCACCAGGTGCAGAAGAAAACCGAAAGCGATTAA